Proteins encoded in a region of the Vicia villosa cultivar HV-30 ecotype Madison, WI linkage group LG5, Vvil1.0, whole genome shotgun sequence genome:
- the LOC131608020 gene encoding uncharacterized protein LOC131608020: MGVDTWEFLLAKWETKEFKDVSKQNKINRSSSRGGAVHTSGRIAHHDVALELAKKLKRPAHPDELFIATHKKKNGEWVDERAAKTHETYASSVTQATQSGADVDGSTRIQMWKEVAGGKTRGRCYGSAQLARNVRYGVSFLTQVSITNPNREADNQAIEAARAEAAAACEEAARANARTDELAKQFEDLRKMFDMFQSRQAGRPSTSSEHSHYDYSEEEEDEEDVAVDGHDQDQ, encoded by the exons ATGGGTGTAGATACATGGGAGTTTCTTCTTGCAAAGTGGGAGACAAAAGAGTTCAAGGATGTCTCCAAACAAAATAAGATTAATCGATCATCAAGCAGAGGTGGGGCAGTCCATACGTCTGGTCGTATAGCTCACCATGATGTTGCACTTGAATTG GCTAAAAAACTCAAGCGACCCGCACATCCGGATGAGCTCTTCATTGCCACCCACAAAAAGAAGAATGGGGAGTGGGTTGACGAGCGTGCAGCGAAAACACAT GAAACATACGCGAGTAGTGTTACACAAGCCACACAAAGTGGTGCTGATGTCGATGGATCAACAAGAATACAAATGTGGAAAGAAGTTGCAGGAGGTAAAACACGGGGGCGGTGTTATGGATCTGCACAATTGGCGCGCAACGTAAGATATGGAGTGAGCTTCTTGACACAGGTGTCAATTACAAACCCCAATAGAGAGGCAGATAACCAAGCCATTGAGGCTGCTAGAGCTGAAGCTGCTGCAGCATGTGAAGAAGCTGCACGAGCTAATGCGCGGACAGATGAATTGGCAAAACAATTTGAAGATCTTAGGAAAATGTTTGATATGTTCCAGTCTCGTCAGGCAGGTCGACCTTCTACTTCGAGTGAACATTCTCATTATGATTATTCG GAGGAAGAGGAGGATGAGGAAGATGTTGCTGTTGATGGTCATGATCAGGATCAATAG